In Methanobacterium sp., the following are encoded in one genomic region:
- the nudC gene encoding NAD(+) diphosphatase produces the protein RLSPAVITAIVKDGKILMAKHSYGLKDRYSLVAGFVEPGETIEEAVERETEEEVGVKVKNIKYSSSQSWPFPHSLMLGFTAEYESGEIKVDEKEILDAKWFSAEEIPPLPSKMSIASELIDWFIENYSDQ, from the coding sequence CCCGCCTTTCACCTGCAGTGATCACTGCAATCGTAAAAGATGGTAAGATTCTCATGGCCAAGCACTCATACGGACTTAAAGACAGGTACAGCCTCGTTGCAGGATTTGTGGAGCCCGGAGAAACCATTGAGGAAGCCGTTGAGCGGGAAACAGAAGAGGAAGTGGGTGTAAAAGTCAAAAATATCAAATATTCCAGCAGCCAGTCCTGGCCATTCCCTCATTCACTAATGCTGGGCTTTACGGCTGAATATGAAAGCGGGGAGATAAAAGTAGATGAAAAAGAGATTTTAGATGCGAAATGGTTCTCTGCTGAGGAAATCCCTCCACTGCCTTCAAAGATGAGTATTGCCAGTGAGTTAATAGATTGGTTCATTGAGAATTATTCAGATCAATAA
- a CDS encoding GYD domain-containing protein, translated as MLKYIVLGKGTGQGRKTLDEASKRIKSIKNSVEELDGNLTLYYTFGEYDLVAIVELPDENSMAKILIKINSLQSVSTKTLRAWTDTEFVEMVSELK; from the coding sequence GTGCTGAAATATATTGTTCTGGGGAAAGGGACAGGGCAGGGGAGAAAAACTCTTGATGAAGCATCAAAAAGGATTAAATCCATTAAAAATTCCGTAGAAGAGCTTGATGGGAATTTAACTCTTTACTACACCTTTGGTGAATATGATCTGGTTGCAATTGTTGAACTTCCAGATGAAAACAGCATGGCTAAAATTCTGATAAAAATAAACTCACTGCAGAGCGTATCTACAAAAACACTCCGGGCATGGACAGACACTGAGTTCGTGGAAATGGTTTCTGAACTTAAATAA
- a CDS encoding SulP family inorganic anion transporter yields the protein MKLSSFFPVTRWAKSYNKEWLRPDVIAGITVGAFTIPEAMAYVTLAGLPPEVGLYSSMVALFVYMLFGTSNQLSIGPTSTLSILVGSTLGTLMISNASQYLMTVSLVAIIVGVLALISWALRLGFIIKFISRTVLTGFLTGIALFIASGQLPRLFGIPGSQGNFFDRIYYFLAHIDQTNMATLAIGAGGIIFLFLANRKFPKLPNTLFLVLGSIILITFTNLASLGIKIVGSIPQGLPGLIIPDPNMIDFNVLLILATTVFLISYVEGYLFASEYAAINRYKIDKNQELLALGVSNIAVGLFQGLPIGGVPSRTAVNNESGAKTPLAGGISGLVILLVLVLFTGIFYNLPETILAAIVLFVIKRLVDVPHLKRIYNFSKIEFAIAIITLLSVLFFGALEGIVIGVILSVLGLLKNMYNPHIAILGRVPGTMKYLDINRHPESEIVSHTLIVRIDGSQIFLNTESIKDTIIDLVDTQYKDIRLLVLDFEATPFIDFSGIEMLEELTDEMKQRGIKIIGANMYEPLEDLIKKSKLEKEIVDSDFCLTIDECIRRWESEKKN from the coding sequence ATGAAACTCTCATCATTTTTCCCAGTAACCAGATGGGCTAAATCTTATAATAAAGAATGGCTAAGGCCAGATGTTATTGCTGGAATTACTGTTGGTGCTTTTACAATACCTGAGGCCATGGCATATGTTACTTTAGCCGGTTTACCCCCAGAAGTTGGTCTGTATTCATCCATGGTTGCATTATTCGTTTATATGCTTTTTGGGACATCTAACCAATTATCTATTGGTCCTACTTCCACGCTTTCCATACTGGTTGGTTCTACGCTTGGTACTTTGATGATTTCTAACGCCAGCCAGTATTTAATGACTGTATCGCTTGTAGCGATCATTGTGGGCGTTTTAGCCCTCATATCCTGGGCTTTAAGGTTAGGATTTATAATTAAATTTATTTCAAGAACAGTGTTAACCGGGTTTTTAACAGGTATAGCTCTTTTTATTGCTTCAGGACAGCTTCCAAGGTTATTTGGAATACCTGGATCTCAGGGAAATTTTTTTGACCGCATATATTACTTTTTAGCCCATATTGATCAGACTAACATGGCAACTCTGGCAATTGGTGCAGGAGGAATTATATTTTTATTCCTGGCGAATAGAAAATTCCCTAAACTGCCCAATACTCTTTTTCTGGTTTTAGGATCAATTATTCTCATAACTTTCACTAATCTGGCCTCTTTAGGGATCAAAATAGTCGGTTCCATCCCCCAGGGATTACCCGGCCTGATTATTCCAGATCCAAACATGATAGATTTTAACGTTTTACTTATTCTGGCTACAACTGTCTTTCTTATAAGTTATGTAGAGGGATATTTGTTTGCTTCTGAATATGCTGCAATAAACAGGTATAAAATTGATAAAAACCAGGAATTATTAGCTTTAGGGGTATCCAACATTGCCGTAGGTCTTTTTCAGGGATTACCCATAGGAGGGGTTCCATCAAGAACTGCAGTAAATAATGAAAGCGGAGCAAAAACACCTTTAGCTGGAGGAATATCAGGATTAGTCATTTTATTAGTACTTGTTCTATTTACAGGCATCTTTTACAACTTACCAGAAACTATACTGGCCGCTATTGTACTTTTTGTAATAAAGCGTCTGGTTGACGTACCTCATTTAAAAAGGATCTATAATTTCAGCAAGATAGAATTCGCCATTGCCATTATAACGCTGCTATCTGTGCTATTTTTCGGTGCACTTGAAGGAATAGTGATAGGGGTAATTTTATCAGTCCTAGGATTACTTAAAAATATGTACAACCCACATATAGCTATATTAGGGCGTGTTCCGGGCACCATGAAATATTTAGATATTAATCGCCACCCAGAAAGTGAAATAGTTTCCCATACTCTCATTGTGAGGATTGATGGATCCCAGATTTTCCTGAACACTGAAAGTATAAAAGATACAATAATAGACCTGGTAGATACTCAATATAAAGACATTAGACTGCTTGTTTTAGATTTTGAAGCCACTCCTTTTATTGATTTTTCAGGAATTGAAATGTTAGAAGAACTCACAGATGAGATGAAGCAAAGAGGCATTAAAATCATAGGGGCAAATATGTACGAACCTCTAGAGGATCTAATTAAAAAAAGTAAACTTGAAAAGGAAATTGTTGACAGTGATTTTTGCTTAACCATTGATGAATGCATTAGAAGATGGGAATCTGAAAAAAAGAATTAA